One Alphaproteobacteria bacterium HT1-32 genomic region harbors:
- a CDS encoding FCD domain-containing protein, translating into MDVTERTGSRIPYAEQAYRELKRRILDNELSPGANLLEQEIAAELGMSRTPAREAMMRLANEGLVEVKPRHGMRVLPISADDMEEIYLVLTSLESTAAAEVAKRGLSVEEFEALEKAVSDMDDALVSDDLSAWATADERFHQLLLNYCANRRLMALVENFWDQAHRVRMVTLKLRPRPTNSNKDHRELLAAIAARDSEKAREVHSRHREVSGRTLVDILRTSGLNNV; encoded by the coding sequence ATGGATGTCACGGAACGAACCGGTTCGCGAATTCCCTATGCCGAACAGGCTTACCGGGAACTTAAACGCCGCATTCTGGATAACGAGTTATCGCCGGGAGCAAATTTGCTCGAACAGGAAATAGCTGCCGAGCTGGGGATGAGCCGAACCCCCGCCCGTGAAGCTATGATGCGTCTTGCAAATGAAGGACTGGTTGAGGTCAAGCCCCGGCATGGCATGCGGGTGCTGCCGATTTCTGCTGATGACATGGAAGAGATCTATCTGGTTCTGACATCGCTGGAATCGACCGCAGCTGCAGAAGTCGCAAAACGCGGGCTCTCTGTGGAAGAGTTCGAAGCACTGGAAAAGGCTGTCAGCGATATGGATGATGCGCTGGTCAGCGACGATTTATCTGCCTGGGCAACAGCTGATGAACGGTTTCATCAGTTGCTTCTGAACTACTGTGCCAACCGGCGGCTGATGGCGCTGGTGGAGAATTTCTGGGATCAGGCACACAGGGTCCGGATGGTGACGCTCAAGCTGCGACCGAGGCCGACAAATTCCAACAAGGATCACCGGGAATTACTGGCTGCCATTGCCGCCCGTGATTCGGAAAAAGCGCGGGAAGTACACAGTCGGCACCGGGAGGTAAGCGGCCGGACGCTGGTCGATATTCTGCGAACATCCGGCCTGAACAACGTCTGA
- a CDS encoding OmpA family protein: MAYRKIITAVVASSLAAACSTWDVEPNMTALRGAQPTGSQHQNALVDEYRQIAAFEYDKMQDWRDADRWAEKGLTAAQGNDVKPTTLKEWDLPAEHQTELSIARTQLVSALDGGARTKAPMAVAEAQAKFDCWVEQQEENWQTAHIAACRNQFMAAMDRVDTAMMEPKPTAKVEAPVSAPAPTSLFELYFPFDSAVIGEEDQTAIGDAITTYRSDAKFAGKEKILISGHADRVGPQDYNLELSKKRAEAVRQQLMIAGIPEKDITVLAFGEVDPAIKTDDEVKNAWNRRVEILVE, translated from the coding sequence ATGGCCTACCGTAAAATTATCACAGCAGTTGTTGCGTCTTCCCTTGCTGCGGCTTGCAGCACCTGGGATGTCGAGCCCAATATGACGGCGCTTCGCGGTGCTCAGCCGACAGGCTCACAGCATCAGAATGCGCTGGTTGACGAGTATCGCCAGATCGCAGCTTTTGAATATGACAAGATGCAGGATTGGCGGGATGCTGATCGCTGGGCTGAAAAAGGCCTGACAGCCGCTCAAGGCAATGATGTCAAACCGACCACTCTGAAGGAATGGGACTTGCCGGCCGAACATCAGACCGAGCTTTCCATTGCCCGTACCCAGCTGGTTTCAGCGCTTGATGGTGGTGCCCGTACCAAGGCACCGATGGCTGTTGCCGAAGCGCAGGCAAAATTCGATTGCTGGGTCGAGCAGCAGGAAGAAAACTGGCAGACAGCACATATTGCGGCGTGTCGTAACCAGTTCATGGCTGCCATGGACCGGGTCGATACGGCAATGATGGAACCGAAGCCGACGGCAAAGGTTGAGGCGCCTGTATCAGCACCTGCACCGACGTCACTCTTTGAACTGTACTTCCCGTTTGATAGTGCGGTTATCGGAGAGGAAGACCAGACAGCGATTGGCGATGCGATTACGACCTATCGTTCGGATGCCAAGTTTGCCGGTAAGGAGAAGATTCTTATTTCCGGCCATGCAGACAGGGTTGGTCCGCAGGACTATAACCTGGAGCTTTCCAAGAAACGGGCTGAGGCGGTTCGTCAGCAGCTGATGATCGCCGGTATCCCGGAGAAAGACATTACGGTTCTGGCCTTTGGTGAAGTCGATCCGGCGATCAAGACCGATGATGAGGTGAAGAATGCCTGGAATCGTCGCGTCGAAATCCTCGTTGAGTAA
- a CDS encoding sigma-70 family RNA polymerase sigma factor — MQSEVYEMIEEQLPSIRRYAHALERNPHAAEDLIQDCVERALSRQEQFQPGTNLRTWMFTIMHNLQCDRKRKDVRRGVHVPLEEWSDGASTNGDQLGSLEMRDFRRAFAKLDARDQQIMILIGMEGMAYEEAAEVLEIKVGTVKSRLFRARERLRDIQTQAAAPKMRRRREQSAHNVVHAM, encoded by the coding sequence ATGCAAAGCGAAGTCTACGAAATGATCGAAGAACAGTTGCCGAGTATTCGCCGTTATGCCCATGCGCTTGAGCGGAATCCGCATGCTGCTGAAGATCTGATACAGGACTGCGTTGAGCGTGCGCTCTCGCGTCAGGAACAGTTTCAGCCTGGCACCAACCTGCGGACATGGATGTTTACGATCATGCATAACCTGCAGTGCGATCGTAAGCGCAAGGATGTCCGTCGTGGCGTACATGTACCGCTGGAAGAATGGTCAGATGGTGCCAGCACCAATGGTGATCAGCTCGGTTCTCTTGAAATGCGTGATTTCCGCCGGGCCTTTGCCAAGCTTGACGCACGGGATCAGCAGATCATGATCCTTATCGGGATGGAAGGCATGGCTTATGAAGAAGCTGCTGAAGTTCTGGAGATCAAGGTCGGGACTGTGAAGTCCCGTCTGTTCCGGGCCCGTGAGCGTCTCCGGGATATCCAGACTCAGGCCGCAGCGCCGAAAATGCGCCGCCGGCGGGAACAGTCAGCTCATAATGTCGTTCATGCTATGTGA
- a CDS encoding universal stress protein, whose amino-acid sequence MTNIRPSSHNWEDKMSYKTVLVYFNNEKSADGLIKAAVRLATSHGSHVIGLFVTPKVQVFPDVGPGMTAEILKAHAETFKEEADGIHAKFEKAMAGQPFSAEWRHADTGYYQTANEIVQQARMADILIAPQTDSENPDPNYAGVAEELLIGCGRPVLIVPAFSGARDFGRHIMLAWNGSRESARAAFDALPALKLAEMVTILSVESSEKNGQTFIPGSEIATALARHGVTCDVSMSSGSSLHPGDELLARLADANADLLVMGAYGHTRFAEFIFSGVSRHMLKNMTTPLLMSH is encoded by the coding sequence ATGACTAACATCCGACCATCAAGCCACAATTGGGAGGACAAGATGTCCTACAAAACCGTTCTTGTTTATTTCAACAATGAGAAAAGTGCTGACGGTCTGATCAAAGCGGCTGTCAGACTGGCAACCAGCCACGGCAGCCATGTCATCGGCCTGTTTGTCACACCGAAAGTTCAGGTTTTCCCGGATGTGGGTCCCGGCATGACAGCTGAAATCCTCAAGGCTCACGCAGAAACCTTTAAGGAAGAAGCCGACGGCATTCATGCCAAATTCGAAAAAGCGATGGCAGGACAGCCATTCAGCGCGGAATGGCGCCATGCCGATACCGGCTACTACCAGACGGCAAACGAGATCGTACAGCAGGCCCGGATGGCCGACATTCTAATTGCACCACAGACCGACAGTGAAAACCCGGACCCGAACTATGCCGGTGTTGCGGAAGAATTGCTGATCGGTTGTGGCAGACCGGTTCTGATCGTTCCGGCCTTCAGCGGTGCCCGTGATTTTGGCCGGCATATCATGCTGGCCTGGAACGGCAGCCGTGAATCCGCCCGCGCCGCTTTCGATGCCCTGCCTGCATTGAAACTCGCAGAGATGGTCACAATTCTGTCTGTCGAATCGAGTGAAAAGAATGGCCAGACCTTCATTCCTGGGAGTGAAATCGCAACGGCTCTCGCCCGTCACGGCGTTACCTGTGACGTTTCCATGTCATCCGGCAGCAGCCTGCATCCGGGCGACGAACTGCTTGCCCGGCTGGCAGATGCCAATGCCGACCTGCTGGTAATGGGTGCCTACGGACATACCCGTTTTGCGGAATTCATCTTCAGCGGCGTCTCGCGGCATATGCTGAAAAACATGACGACACCGCTGCTGATGTCGCATTAG
- a CDS encoding cupin domain-containing protein, which yields MGLSRTDSIPVGQQIRDLRRAKGLRIAGLASEIGRSVGHVSQVERGLSPVTIPDLKKIADALGVEINWFFQGQAMAPPEERDIIVRRANRRELNYSGTGVREALLSPHLHGTFEMVMTTLEPGADSGVAYSRTGEEGGFVLEGTLDLEVDGRKYSLSAGDSFSFESTRPHRCANSGSQVTHVLWVISPPSY from the coding sequence ATGGGCCTTTCCCGAACAGACAGCATTCCTGTCGGACAGCAAATACGCGACCTGCGGCGGGCCAAGGGCCTGCGTATCGCTGGACTGGCCAGCGAAATCGGGCGTTCCGTCGGTCATGTCAGTCAGGTCGAGCGGGGTCTGTCCCCGGTTACAATTCCGGACCTGAAAAAAATTGCTGACGCGCTTGGTGTGGAAATCAACTGGTTCTTTCAGGGACAGGCCATGGCACCTCCGGAAGAACGGGACATTATCGTTCGCCGGGCCAATCGCCGGGAGCTCAATTATTCGGGGACCGGCGTGCGGGAAGCCCTGCTCTCCCCTCACCTTCATGGCACTTTTGAAATGGTCATGACGACGCTTGAGCCCGGCGCAGACAGTGGCGTCGCCTACAGCCGGACCGGTGAAGAAGGCGGTTTTGTGCTGGAAGGAACGCTGGATCTCGAAGTGGATGGCCGGAAGTACAGCCTGTCCGCCGGTGACAGCTTCAGTTTCGAGAGTACCAGACCGCATCGTTGTGCCAATTCCGGCAGTCAGGTCACCCATGTTCTCTGGGTCATCTCGCCACCCTCCTATTAA
- a CDS encoding antibiotic biosynthesis monooxygenase, with product MHAVLVWFDVQPQRRADFYEAMMAQAANSLALESDCHYFDVCTSEQHPNRFFLYELYTDAAAFQTHLDSDHFKSFNEKVTPWVTGKSVETWKRQ from the coding sequence ATGCATGCTGTCCTGGTCTGGTTTGATGTTCAGCCGCAACGGCGGGCGGATTTTTATGAAGCAATGATGGCACAGGCTGCCAACTCGCTGGCACTGGAATCCGACTGCCATTATTTCGATGTCTGCACATCAGAACAGCATCCCAACCGGTTCTTTCTGTACGAATTGTACACGGATGCCGCTGCCTTCCAGACCCATCTGGATTCCGATCATTTCAAGTCTTTCAATGAAAAGGTCACGCCCTGGGTCACCGGAAAATCTGTTGAGACCTGGAAACGTCAGTAG
- a CDS encoding TSUP family transporter, giving the protein MFSEFDPVFLAGLVAALLATGVIGGLMAGLLGVGGGIVIVPVLYHAFSLLGIAPEVLMHIAVGTSLATIVATSISSARAHYRKGGIDVDLLKSWGPFIALGVLLGAVLGANLDGLVLSGIFAVIALFVAANMAFRPDGWHMRETLPGAPGRQIIATIIGFFSVMMGIGGGTLAVPTLTAFNYPIRKAVGTASAIGLIIAIPGAASFAIFGWGRAELPPFSLGYINLIGFALIVPMSVFMAPVGAKLAYTINTRMLRLCFAIFLLITGLRMLYDIYGAYAV; this is encoded by the coding sequence ATGTTTTCAGAATTTGATCCCGTTTTTCTCGCCGGTCTCGTTGCCGCATTGCTCGCCACCGGTGTGATTGGTGGTCTGATGGCCGGTCTGCTCGGCGTCGGCGGCGGCATTGTTATCGTGCCCGTGCTCTATCACGCCTTTTCCCTGCTGGGGATTGCCCCGGAAGTGCTGATGCATATCGCCGTGGGCACATCACTGGCGACAATCGTTGCAACCTCCATCTCGTCCGCCCGGGCGCATTACCGCAAGGGTGGGATCGATGTTGACCTCCTGAAATCCTGGGGCCCCTTCATTGCCCTCGGCGTCCTCCTCGGGGCCGTCCTTGGCGCCAATCTGGATGGTCTTGTGCTGTCCGGTATCTTTGCCGTCATTGCATTGTTCGTGGCAGCCAACATGGCCTTCCGGCCGGATGGATGGCATATGCGCGAAACGCTGCCCGGTGCGCCCGGCCGGCAAATCATTGCAACCATCATCGGATTTTTCTCGGTCATGATGGGTATCGGCGGCGGAACACTCGCCGTACCAACCCTGACAGCCTTTAATTATCCTATTCGCAAAGCTGTCGGCACAGCTTCAGCGATCGGGCTGATCATCGCCATTCCGGGTGCTGCCAGCTTTGCGATTTTCGGCTGGGGCAGGGCAGAGCTTCCTCCCTTTTCCCTTGGCTACATCAACCTGATCGGCTTTGCGCTGATTGTGCCGATGTCTGTCTTCATGGCACCGGTCGGTGCAAAACTGGCCTACACGATTAACACCCGCATGTTGCGGCTGTGTTTTGCCATATTTCTGCTGATCACCGGCTTGCGGATGCTCTATGATATATACGGGGCCTACGCCGTCTGA
- a CDS encoding AMP-binding protein: MNIARFLQRAAGLYRDRPALALNEQVIASYSDFARNAAHLGQGLKMRFAITPGDRVAICMSNRPDYALIAFACWWAGAAIVAVNAKLHSKEICYILENSGAKLCFGCPKTAPLLTGMEAPSGTLRQVIIADHGGLTDLQASDPADLITRSPDDLAWLFYTSGTTGQPKGAMISHGNLLSMTQAYFSDVDSVAPGAAILHMAPMSHGSGLYALPFVAAGGVQVMPDSGGFDEAAFFDLLTKWPDASMFAAPTMVSRLTARARASNPDHQNLRTIVYGGGPLYLDDLRAAADLFGPKFAQIYGQGECPMTITSMSRRNMTAALMANDTGYLESVGAPFTGTEVRILNEAGDDALPGETGEIAVSSATVMPGYWNNPVATRQSIRNGWLLTGDLGTLDDRGLLTLKGRAKELIVSAGTNIYPIEVENVLTSHSDVREAAVVGVRDQEWGERVVAFVLPESSIDPIALEQRLDQYCLTHIARFKRPKQYVFVQEMPKNAYGKIVKRQLLESYPNLSDIDSQ, translated from the coding sequence ATGAACATCGCCCGTTTTCTCCAGCGTGCAGCCGGTCTTTATCGAGACCGGCCCGCCCTTGCGCTGAACGAACAGGTGATTGCCAGCTATTCGGACTTTGCCCGCAATGCGGCGCATCTGGGGCAGGGGCTGAAGATGCGGTTCGCCATTACCCCGGGCGACCGTGTTGCAATCTGTATGTCGAACCGGCCGGATTACGCCCTGATTGCCTTTGCCTGCTGGTGGGCTGGTGCGGCCATCGTCGCCGTGAATGCCAAACTGCACAGCAAAGAAATTTGCTACATTCTGGAGAACAGCGGCGCCAAACTCTGCTTTGGCTGCCCGAAAACAGCGCCACTGCTGACCGGCATGGAGGCCCCGTCCGGAACCCTCAGACAGGTCATCATCGCCGACCACGGAGGCCTCACGGATCTGCAAGCCTCAGACCCGGCAGACCTGATCACACGCTCACCGGATGATCTGGCCTGGCTGTTTTACACCAGTGGAACCACCGGCCAGCCAAAAGGGGCGATGATCAGTCATGGCAATCTGCTGTCGATGACACAGGCCTATTTCAGCGATGTCGATTCTGTCGCGCCCGGTGCCGCCATCCTGCATATGGCACCGATGTCGCACGGGTCAGGCCTCTATGCCCTGCCATTTGTGGCTGCTGGCGGCGTACAGGTAATGCCGGACAGCGGTGGCTTTGATGAAGCCGCCTTTTTTGACCTGCTGACCAAATGGCCTGATGCCAGCATGTTTGCAGCCCCGACCATGGTATCGCGTCTGACAGCGAGAGCCCGGGCCAGCAATCCGGATCATCAGAATCTGCGAACGATCGTCTATGGCGGCGGGCCGCTGTATCTTGATGACCTCCGCGCCGCTGCCGATCTGTTCGGGCCGAAGTTCGCCCAGATTTACGGACAGGGCGAATGCCCGATGACCATTACATCGATGAGCCGGCGAAACATGACCGCTGCCCTGATGGCAAATGACACAGGCTATCTGGAGAGCGTGGGCGCGCCTTTTACCGGCACAGAAGTCAGAATTCTGAACGAGGCAGGAGATGACGCCCTTCCCGGTGAGACCGGAGAAATCGCGGTATCCAGTGCTACTGTGATGCCCGGCTACTGGAACAATCCTGTAGCAACCCGGCAGTCAATCCGGAACGGATGGCTACTGACAGGAGATCTCGGCACACTGGATGACCGGGGATTACTGACCCTGAAAGGCAGAGCAAAGGAACTGATCGTCAGTGCCGGCACAAACATCTATCCCATTGAGGTGGAAAATGTCCTGACCTCACATTCCGATGTCAGGGAAGCGGCGGTTGTCGGGGTCAGGGATCAGGAATGGGGAGAACGTGTTGTCGCCTTCGTCCTTCCTGAAAGCAGCATTGACCCGATTGCCCTGGAACAACGCCTGGATCAGTATTGCCTGACCCATATCGCCCGCTTCAAACGCCCCAAACAGTATGTTTTTGTTCAGGAAATGCCGAAAAATGCCTATGGCAAGATCGTCAAACGCCAGTTGCTCGAATCATACCCAAACCTGAGCGATATCGACAGCCAGTAA
- a CDS encoding winged helix-turn-helix domain-containing protein: protein MMDHLSIKQARRITLAAQGFIPTRRRGRRIDRRHFDAVLGDLQLLQIDSVNVLERSHYLPLFSRLGNYRKSLLDEAVDGPPRKRGYFEYWAHEASILPLDFQPLFRWRMQDALDGLGPWKGIARFGHEKQSYVSEVLAMVRDQGPVRVADISGGEKRKGSWWGWQDSKIAMEWLFWTGRVTSSRRVNFERHYDLTERVIPADIFNQPTPDAAEAHRRLLRLAAASLGVATEPDLRDYFRLSAAQSRPRVAELAEAGDLIPVTVQGWDQPAWLWRDYVLPGRATCSALLSPFDPLVWFRPRTERLFDFHYRLEIYTPAEKRQFGYYVLPFLLGDSLVGRVDLKADRAAGILRVRGAYAEQSVRRDDVAIALAEELRLMADWLNLEAVAVEEQGNLAPALRQCCARM from the coding sequence ATTATGGATCATCTCAGCATCAAACAGGCGCGTCGGATTACGCTGGCAGCTCAGGGGTTTATTCCGACCCGCCGTCGTGGCCGGCGCATAGACCGGCGGCATTTCGATGCTGTTCTGGGCGATCTGCAGCTTTTGCAGATTGATTCGGTGAATGTGCTCGAACGTTCACATTACCTGCCGCTGTTTTCGCGCCTCGGCAATTATCGCAAAAGCCTGCTGGATGAGGCGGTTGACGGCCCTCCCCGAAAACGCGGTTATTTCGAGTACTGGGCGCATGAGGCGTCGATTCTACCGCTGGATTTTCAGCCTCTGTTTCGCTGGCGAATGCAGGATGCACTGGATGGTTTGGGACCGTGGAAAGGCATTGCCCGGTTTGGCCATGAAAAACAGTCCTATGTCAGCGAGGTGCTGGCGATGGTCCGAGATCAGGGGCCGGTTCGGGTGGCGGATATTTCCGGAGGGGAAAAGCGTAAAGGTTCCTGGTGGGGCTGGCAGGATTCAAAAATCGCAATGGAATGGCTGTTCTGGACCGGACGGGTTACGTCATCCCGCCGGGTTAATTTTGAACGGCATTATGACCTGACAGAACGGGTTATCCCTGCGGATATCTTCAACCAGCCGACACCGGACGCGGCCGAGGCACATCGCAGGCTTTTGCGTCTGGCGGCTGCAAGCCTGGGCGTTGCGACGGAACCTGACCTTCGTGATTACTTCCGGCTGTCAGCGGCGCAGTCCAGACCACGGGTTGCCGAACTTGCGGAAGCGGGCGACCTGATCCCCGTTACGGTTCAGGGCTGGGACCAGCCGGCCTGGCTCTGGCGGGATTATGTGCTGCCGGGGCGTGCCACCTGTTCTGCCCTGCTGTCACCGTTTGATCCGCTGGTATGGTTTCGCCCGCGAACAGAGCGCCTGTTTGATTTTCACTATCGGCTGGAAATCTATACCCCTGCCGAAAAACGTCAGTTCGGCTATTACGTCCTGCCTTTCCTGCTGGGTGACAGTCTGGTTGGACGGGTTGATCTGAAAGCAGACCGGGCGGCAGGCATTTTGCGCGTCAGGGGCGCCTATGCTGAACAGTCTGTGCGCCGGGATGATGTGGCGATTGCTCTGGCAGAGGAACTGCGGCTGATGGCAGACTGGCTGAATCTGGAGGCTGTCGCAGTTGAAGAACAGGGGAATTTGGCCCCTGCCCTTCGACAATGTTGCGCCCGTATGTGA
- the mmsA gene encoding CoA-acylating methylmalonate-semialdehyde dehydrogenase, which produces MTIRLSHFVGGVSKSGSERTGPVFNPSTGEHFADVELASAAEVDAAVQIAHEAFREWSEWTPIRRARVMFKYRDLVEKNMGELAELVGREHGKTLPDAAGSVQRGLEVVEFACGIPQLLKGEFSEQVGGGIDSFNMRQPLGVCAGITPFNFPAMVPMWMFPVALACGNTFILKPSEKDPSCPIRLAELMTEAGAPPGVLNVVNGDKEAVDALLHHPLVEAVSFVGSTPIAEYIYHTGTANNKRVQALGGAKNHMIIMPDADLDQAADALIGAGFGSAGERCMAVSVAVPVGDETAGAIRERLIPRIQTLKVGAYNDPDADFGPLNTKGHMEKVRGLVDRGVAEGAELVVDGRDLRLQGYENGYFLGGCLFDRVTTDMDIYKQEIFGPVLSMVRAPDYDAALAMVNDHEFGNGTAIFTRDGDAAREFSRNARIGMVGINVPIPVPVAYHSFGGWKRSLFGDHHMHGPEGVRFYTKLKTVTARWPSGIRTGAEFTIPTLN; this is translated from the coding sequence ATGACGATCAGGCTTTCACATTTTGTCGGCGGTGTTTCAAAGTCCGGTTCGGAACGAACGGGGCCGGTCTTCAATCCGTCGACCGGAGAGCATTTTGCGGATGTTGAACTGGCTTCCGCAGCCGAGGTCGATGCCGCGGTGCAGATCGCCCATGAAGCCTTCCGGGAATGGTCGGAATGGACACCGATCCGGCGTGCACGGGTTATGTTCAAATATCGCGACCTCGTCGAAAAGAATATGGGTGAACTGGCAGAACTGGTTGGCCGTGAGCACGGGAAGACCCTTCCGGATGCGGCGGGTTCTGTACAGCGCGGGCTGGAAGTTGTGGAGTTTGCCTGTGGTATTCCGCAGTTGCTGAAAGGTGAATTCTCGGAACAGGTCGGCGGCGGTATTGACAGCTTTAACATGCGTCAGCCGCTGGGTGTCTGTGCGGGTATCACGCCGTTCAATTTTCCGGCGATGGTGCCGATGTGGATGTTCCCGGTTGCTCTGGCCTGCGGTAACACATTCATTCTCAAGCCGTCAGAGAAAGACCCCTCCTGCCCGATTCGGCTGGCTGAACTGATGACGGAAGCTGGCGCACCTCCGGGTGTTCTGAATGTCGTCAATGGTGACAAGGAAGCCGTTGACGCCCTGTTGCATCATCCGCTGGTCGAGGCTGTCAGTTTTGTCGGATCAACGCCGATTGCTGAATATATCTATCATACGGGAACCGCGAATAATAAGCGGGTTCAGGCGCTGGGTGGCGCAAAGAACCATATGATCATCATGCCGGATGCTGATCTTGATCAGGCGGCTGATGCGCTGATCGGTGCCGGATTTGGCTCTGCGGGAGAACGCTGCATGGCGGTTTCCGTTGCCGTTCCTGTCGGGGATGAAACCGCAGGTGCGATCCGGGAAAGACTCATTCCCCGAATTCAGACCCTGAAAGTCGGCGCCTACAATGATCCGGACGCAGATTTCGGTCCGTTGAATACCAAAGGTCATATGGAAAAGGTCCGGGGGCTGGTGGATCGCGGTGTCGCGGAAGGTGCGGAACTGGTCGTTGATGGCCGGGATCTTCGCCTGCAGGGCTATGAGAACGGCTATTTCCTGGGCGGTTGCCTGTTCGACCGGGTGACAACCGATATGGATATCTACAAACAGGAAATCTTTGGCCCGGTACTCTCGATGGTTCGTGCGCCGGACTATGATGCGGCGCTCGCCATGGTCAATGATCATGAGTTCGGTAACGGTACCGCAATCTTTACCCGTGACGGTGATGCGGCCCGTGAATTCTCCCGGAATGCCCGGATCGGGATGGTTGGTATCAATGTGCCGATTCCGGTGCCGGTCGCCTATCACAGCTTCGGCGGCTGGAAGCGGTCACTGTTCGGCGATCATCATATGCATGGCCCGGAAGGTGTGCGTTTCTATACCAAGCTGAAAACGGTTACGGCTCGCTGGCCGTCGGGTATTCGCACGGGTGCCGAGTTCACCATACCGACCCTGAACTAA
- a CDS encoding DUF4112 domain-containing protein yields MMTDHRHHRLARMDRLSHLLDNQFRIPGTGFRFGLDGLLGLLPGAGDLVAAALSAYVIIEARRAGVRVPALIRMGINAGADLVIGSVPLLGDAVDFFWKANRANLRLAQKDIEAQERKNR; encoded by the coding sequence ATGATGACAGATCACCGGCACCATCGCCTGGCCCGGATGGACCGTCTCAGCCACCTTCTCGACAACCAGTTCCGGATTCCCGGGACTGGTTTTCGATTCGGGCTGGATGGACTGCTGGGGTTGCTGCCAGGTGCAGGCGACCTGGTGGCTGCGGCGCTATCTGCCTATGTCATCATCGAAGCCCGCCGTGCCGGCGTTCGTGTCCCTGCCCTGATAAGAATGGGGATCAATGCTGGAGCTGATCTGGTGATTGGCTCTGTTCCCCTGCTGGGGGATGCCGTTGATTTTTTCTGGAAGGCAAACCGTGCCAATTTACGTCTGGCGCAGAAAGATATTGAAGCCCAGGAACGAAAGAATCGCTGA
- a CDS encoding amino acid permease gives MQKPVALRRRLGLTLLVLYGVGVTVGAGIYVLIGAAARESGMNAPIAFLVSAFVMSFTAASFAELSARFPVSAGEAAYVQAGFGSDILSLVTGALVVGAGIVSSAAITVGSVGYISEFTSLSPVLLKTAVVLAVCAVACWGILESVVLAAVFTVIEVGGLVVIVIAGLAADPGMILRISEVLPSVGDMPALVGIGSAALIAFFAFIGFEDMVNVAEETVDPVRNMPRAIALTLFITTLVYFCVVYVAVMTVSPAELGVSEAPLAVVAARVGSISPVVITGIAIMATLNTIIIQIIMASRVIYGVADRGQLPGFLARINPLTRTPVIATILVSVIVLVLALGFNVERLAATTSQIALTVFTIVNLSLIRLKMRENAPFVPLNLPMWVPVSGVICCLGLLAVDIAQVWV, from the coding sequence ATGCAGAAGCCTGTTGCCTTGCGACGGCGGTTGGGCCTGACATTGCTGGTACTCTATGGCGTCGGCGTGACGGTTGGTGCCGGTATTTATGTGCTGATTGGTGCCGCAGCACGTGAAAGCGGTATGAATGCGCCGATTGCTTTTCTGGTTTCTGCCTTTGTGATGTCCTTTACTGCGGCATCATTTGCCGAATTGTCCGCCCGGTTTCCCGTTAGCGCGGGAGAAGCAGCATATGTCCAGGCGGGATTCGGCTCAGACATCCTGTCACTCGTCACAGGTGCTCTGGTTGTCGGCGCAGGTATTGTTTCGTCCGCCGCAATAACCGTTGGTTCCGTCGGCTATATTTCTGAATTCACATCTCTATCGCCGGTCTTGCTGAAGACCGCCGTGGTGCTGGCTGTCTGTGCCGTTGCCTGCTGGGGTATTCTGGAGTCCGTTGTCCTCGCCGCAGTATTCACCGTGATCGAAGTTGGCGGTCTTGTGGTGATTGTCATTGCGGGTCTGGCTGCTGATCCGGGGATGATCCTCAGGATAAGCGAGGTTCTGCCGTCAGTTGGCGACATGCCGGCTCTTGTTGGCATTGGCAGCGCCGCATTGATCGCCTTCTTCGCCTTTATCGGCTTTGAAGACATGGTGAATGTCGCTGAAGAGACGGTTGATCCAGTCCGAAACATGCCCCGTGCTATTGCCCTGACACTTTTCATTACAACGCTGGTCTATTTCTGTGTCGTGTATGTTGCCGTGATGACGGTATCACCTGCGGAACTGGGAGTATCTGAGGCACCGCTGGCAGTTGTCGCGGCGAGAGTTGGGAGCATCAGTCCGGTGGTGATAACCGGCATTGCGATTATGGCGACTCTGAATACGATCATCATTCAGATCATCATGGCGTCCCGGGTGATCTATGGTGTGGCAGATCGCGGGCAGTTACCGGGATTTCTTGCCCGGATCAATCCGCTGACCCGGACACCGGTAATCGCAACAATATTGGTCTCCGTGATCGTTCTTGTGCTGGCACTGGGCTTCAATGTTGAGCGTCTGGCGGCGACGACATCGCAGATTGCGCTCACAGTTTTCACTATTGTGAACCTGTCGCTTATCCGGCTCAAGATGCGTGAAAACGCTCCGTTTGTTCCACTGAATTTGCCAATGTGGGTGCCTGTATCAGGTGTGATCTGCTGTCTCGGGTTACTGGCTGTCGATATCGCTCAGGTTTGGGTATGA